The Vibrio sp. SNU_ST1 genome has a segment encoding these proteins:
- a CDS encoding STAS/SEC14 domain-containing protein yields the protein MSIERHGISVGIERVSGATIVVFKAKGKLTHDDYQAMMPILNTTLEELDSSKLKMLVDISTLTGWELRAAWDDFKLGLELHSKIDKIAIYGDKSWQEFASKVGSWFVSGEIKSFEDHDSALKWLVD from the coding sequence ATGAGTATCGAACGTCACGGAATATCGGTTGGAATTGAACGTGTTAGCGGTGCAACCATCGTTGTGTTTAAAGCGAAAGGCAAACTCACACACGATGACTATCAAGCAATGATGCCAATTTTAAATACCACGCTAGAAGAACTCGATTCATCTAAACTCAAGATGCTGGTCGACATCTCTACCTTAACGGGTTGGGAGTTGCGTGCTGCTTGGGATGATTTCAAACTGGGATTAGAGCTCCATTCGAAGATAGACAAAATCGCGATTTATGGTGACAAAAGTTGGCAAGAATTCGCTTCAAAAGTAGGAAGCTGGTTTGTGTCTGGCGAGATCAAGTCATTCGAAGACCATGACTCTGCACTTAAGTGGCTAGTCGATTAA
- a CDS encoding class I SAM-dependent methyltransferase, whose translation MDDHSEIWRKYYQKALNKTHLKRTEFAIKLNESGLNVAIDCGCGTGSDIAFLEQQAYQVYGFDINPDSIAICRDRFGRKTLVDISECGFENYDYPKSGVVIANSSLFFSDPTRFDEIWQRIENSLEVGGVFAGDFMGVDDSWAHGYRTPTTPLTKAKVLSLFKSFEVVRFNERDEQALTSLGRMKHWHTYSVVAIKRR comes from the coding sequence ATGGATGATCATTCAGAGATCTGGCGAAAGTATTATCAAAAGGCGCTAAACAAAACTCACTTAAAGAGAACCGAGTTCGCGATTAAACTGAATGAGTCAGGCTTAAACGTTGCGATTGATTGTGGTTGTGGAACAGGCAGTGACATCGCCTTTTTGGAGCAGCAAGCTTATCAAGTCTATGGTTTCGATATTAATCCTGATTCCATTGCTATATGTCGAGACAGATTTGGTCGCAAGACTTTGGTCGATATATCTGAATGTGGATTTGAAAATTATGATTACCCGAAATCTGGCGTAGTGATTGCCAATTCGAGTCTGTTTTTTTCCGACCCCACCCGTTTTGATGAAATTTGGCAAAGGATTGAAAACAGCCTTGAAGTAGGCGGCGTGTTTGCTGGTGATTTCATGGGCGTGGATGACAGTTGGGCACATGGCTATCGAACCCCAACAACCCCATTAACGAAAGCCAAAGTCTTAAGTTTATTTAAGAGTTTTGAGGTAGTACGATTCAATGAACGGGACGAACAAGCACTCACCTCATTAGGTAGGATGAAACATTGGCACACTTACTCGGTCGTTGCGATTAAGCGTCGTTAA
- a CDS encoding HAD family hydrolase, giving the protein MNKTTKPIELTEVVLFDWGNTLMVDFPDAQGKMCDWEIVEEVAGAREVLAALSKQHRLYVATNAADSTEQDIIQAFERAGLSQYLSGYFCKASLGVSKYDSDFYPAIISKLGVAPQDITMVGDTLDKDIYPALKAGLQTVWLNREGTELKPEYSNITQIQCLSELLEKRYG; this is encoded by the coding sequence ATGAACAAGACGACAAAGCCAATCGAATTAACAGAAGTAGTCTTATTCGATTGGGGCAATACGCTCATGGTTGATTTCCCAGACGCACAAGGGAAAATGTGTGATTGGGAAATTGTCGAAGAAGTTGCAGGGGCGCGTGAAGTGCTGGCTGCGCTTTCGAAACAGCACAGACTCTATGTCGCAACCAATGCCGCTGACTCGACAGAACAAGACATTATCCAAGCGTTTGAACGAGCTGGTCTGTCTCAGTATCTCTCCGGTTACTTCTGTAAGGCGAGTCTTGGCGTATCCAAATACGATTCTGATTTTTATCCTGCGATCATTTCCAAACTCGGTGTTGCACCACAAGATATCACCATGGTAGGTGACACCTTAGACAAAGATATTTACCCAGCGCTTAAAGCAGGGTTACAAACGGTGTGGTTGAACAGGGAAGGAACTGAACTTAAGCCAGAATATTCGAATATCACACAAATTCAATGCTTGAGCGAACTATTGGAGAAGCGCTATGGATGA
- a CDS encoding ASCH domain-containing protein, which yields MEERSKAYLDSYLNTLPADVASQYASFSADYYCADEYNANLCAQLILKGEKQASCGLEHWYTHEGETRPIVGHLQVVTDWDGKPICIVEITSVSQCKYNEVTAEFAAAEGEGDKTLEWWREAHWNFFSRECEELQINPSEDMMLVLERFKVVYQ from the coding sequence ATGGAAGAAAGAAGCAAAGCTTATCTTGATAGTTACCTCAACACATTGCCAGCAGACGTTGCCTCACAATACGCTTCTTTTAGTGCCGATTATTACTGCGCAGACGAATACAATGCCAACTTGTGCGCGCAGTTGATTCTGAAAGGTGAAAAACAGGCGTCCTGCGGCCTTGAACATTGGTATACGCACGAAGGCGAGACGAGACCGATAGTTGGTCACTTGCAAGTGGTCACCGATTGGGATGGCAAACCTATCTGTATTGTTGAAATCACGTCAGTCTCACAGTGCAAATACAATGAAGTGACTGCTGAGTTTGCTGCCGCAGAAGGTGAGGGTGACAAAACACTAGAATGGTGGCGAGAAGCACACTGGAATTTCTTCTCGCGTGAATGTGAAGAACTCCAGATAAACCCGAGTGAAGACATGATGCTGGTACTTGAGCGTTTCAAAGTGGTCTATCAATAA